From one Suicoccus acidiformans genomic stretch:
- a CDS encoding acetyl-CoA C-acetyltransferase, with protein MNDVVIVAAQRTAIGAFGGMFKEKSAVDLGADLLRATLGQIELDPEQVDEVIIGNVLGAGLGQNVARQVAVKAGLPVHVPAFTVNKVCGSGLKAVTLAAQAIKAGDAEVVVAGGTENMSQAPYIQTGARWGQRMGDARLVDTLLKDGLTDAFSQEHMGLTAEYLAEAHDITREQQDTLAAQSQQKAEAAIQAGKFKAEILPIEVPQARGESQIVDQDEYPRAGTTLERLAQLKPAFKKEAGTVTAGSSSGINDGAAILILMREAKAVELGLPVLARIRAYASAGVEPQLMGAGPIPATQKALAKAGLSVADLGRVEANEAFASQAFHVIQTLGIDPDIVNVNGGSIALGHPIGASGARILVTLVHEMRRSKVQYGLATLCIGGGQGIAMVVEQ; from the coding sequence ATGAATGATGTAGTGATTGTGGCGGCCCAGCGTACGGCGATTGGGGCGTTTGGAGGCATGTTTAAGGAGAAGAGTGCCGTCGATTTGGGGGCAGATTTGCTCCGAGCAACCCTAGGTCAAATAGAGCTAGATCCGGAACAGGTCGATGAAGTCATTATCGGCAACGTCTTAGGTGCAGGCCTAGGTCAGAATGTCGCTCGTCAAGTGGCGGTAAAGGCGGGCTTGCCGGTGCATGTGCCTGCTTTTACGGTGAATAAGGTGTGCGGTTCAGGTTTGAAGGCGGTAACCTTAGCTGCCCAAGCAATTAAAGCGGGAGATGCTGAGGTTGTCGTGGCAGGTGGTACGGAGAATATGTCCCAAGCACCTTATATTCAAACAGGAGCCCGCTGGGGGCAGCGTATGGGAGACGCCCGTCTAGTGGATACCTTGCTAAAGGACGGCTTGACCGATGCCTTTAGTCAGGAGCATATGGGGCTGACTGCCGAATACTTGGCTGAGGCTCATGATATTACGCGCGAGCAGCAAGATACTTTAGCCGCACAAAGTCAGCAGAAAGCCGAAGCAGCCATCCAAGCGGGGAAATTTAAGGCTGAAATTCTGCCCATTGAAGTACCGCAAGCCCGTGGTGAGAGCCAGATTGTTGACCAAGACGAATATCCCCGGGCTGGTACAACTTTAGAGCGACTCGCCCAACTCAAACCCGCTTTCAAAAAAGAAGCCGGTACAGTCACCGCCGGCTCGTCTTCTGGTATTAACGACGGGGCAGCGATTCTTATTTTGATGCGGGAGGCTAAGGCAGTTGAATTAGGTTTGCCGGTCCTTGCCCGTATTCGCGCTTATGCTAGCGCTGGGGTAGAGCCTCAATTAATGGGCGCTGGACCGATTCCTGCCACACAAAAAGCATTGGCTAAGGCTGGCTTGAGTGTTGCGGACTTAGGTCGGGTCGAAGCGAATGAAGCTTTCGCCTCTCAAGCTTTTCATGTCATCCAAACTTTAGGTATTGACCCCGATATTGTGAATGTTAACGGTGGTTCTATTGCTCTCGGCCATCCAATCGGGGCCAGCGGAGCACGTATTCTGGTAACTTTAGTCCATGAAATGCGTAGATCTAAAGTGCAGTACGGCCTGGCTACCCTGTGTATTGGTGGTGGTCAAGGGATTGCTATGGTCGTGGAGCAGTAA
- a CDS encoding ABC transporter permease, producing the protein MAEEIQIKPEQFELVGIQEDQTDILSDKSISFWQEVAQTFRKNKLAMFGLVVLLIVALMAIFVPILSPFEYSEQTGVYNQGPNGQFWFGTDNLGRDIFVRSWVGARISLFIGLASALISIMIGVLYGSIAGMVGGKVDTIMMRIADVLNAVPYLLIVIMLLVVMEQGLLPLIIAMSITGWISMARIVRTEVMSLKNQEYVLASRTLGASTGYIIRRHLVPNAMGIIIVNMTLSIPSAIFTEAYLSFLGLGVTPPMASWGTMASEGAEAILTAPWRLAFPALLISLTIFAFNAVGDGLRDALDPKLRK; encoded by the coding sequence ATGGCGGAAGAAATTCAAATTAAACCTGAGCAATTTGAGCTGGTCGGTATTCAAGAAGACCAGACCGATATTCTCAGCGATAAGTCCATTTCCTTCTGGCAGGAAGTTGCCCAAACCTTCCGCAAAAATAAGCTCGCGATGTTTGGCTTAGTTGTCTTATTAATCGTAGCTTTGATGGCAATTTTCGTGCCAATCTTGTCACCTTTTGAATATAGTGAGCAGACCGGGGTTTACAACCAAGGGCCGAATGGGCAGTTCTGGTTTGGCACCGACAATTTAGGGCGGGATATCTTCGTCCGCAGTTGGGTTGGTGCCCGCATTTCTCTCTTTATCGGTCTAGCTTCGGCTTTAATTAGTATTATGATTGGTGTTTTATATGGTAGTATTGCCGGCATGGTTGGGGGTAAAGTCGATACGATAATGATGCGTATTGCTGACGTCTTAAATGCGGTGCCTTATCTATTGATTGTTATCATGCTCTTGGTAGTTATGGAGCAAGGCTTGTTGCCGCTTATTATTGCCATGTCGATTACTGGCTGGATTAGTATGGCTCGGATTGTTCGGACGGAAGTAATGTCCTTGAAGAATCAAGAATATGTTCTAGCTTCCCGGACCCTTGGTGCATCGACAGGCTATATTATTCGCCGTCACTTAGTACCGAATGCAATGGGCATTATTATCGTTAATATGACTTTGTCGATTCCAAGTGCTATCTTTACCGAAGCGTATTTGAGCTTCTTGGGGCTGGGTGTTACACCACCGATGGCCAGTTGGGGAACGATGGCGTCTGAAGGGGCGGAAGCTATCTTGACAGCTCCGTGGCGTTTAGCCTTTCCAGCGCTATTGATTTCTTTAACCATTTTTGCTTTTAACGCAGTGGGTGATGGCCTGCGTGACGCCCTGGATCCGAAGTTAAGAAAGTAG
- a CDS encoding peptide ABC transporter substrate-binding protein, which translates to MKKLFKGLLVTILAVLSLSVFSSWQTVGAQGQVINLSINTEPPTIDPGLATDSTSGAIILNVFEGLTAKDAEGNVVPGMAESWDMSDDELTYTFHLRDAQWNNGDPVTAGDFEYAWKRVLNPETASQYASIMYFIEGAEAYNTGEGEADGVGVKAVDDKTLEVKLAHPTPFFTELTAFYTYMPVHQASVDGNDAWAADAGESYVTNGAFSLAQWNHNADYQLVANENYWDAENVAFDEVNVQIIESEATSNAEYQAGSLDYLGSPYGTVSLDYIDQFRSNGELNTNPYAAIYWYKVNTTDEVLQNANIRKALALAINRQELIDNVTKGEQTAALGIIPPTMEGFEEDRGYMSDFDVEGAKAALQAGMDELGIKDPSEITVALSINDSEAHSAIAQFIQANWTDNLGINVSIDSTEWQVYLDKLNQLDYQVGRMGWIADYNDPITFLDMYRTAETGNNDTGWENEDYKNLIDQANQETDEATRTQYLLDAEAILMEEMPVIPVYYYTSNFVKNDRVQGMQPDPLGNINLKYVSMAE; encoded by the coding sequence ATGAAGAAGTTATTTAAAGGCTTATTGGTCACTATTTTGGCTGTATTAAGTCTATCAGTCTTTTCATCGTGGCAAACAGTTGGTGCGCAGGGGCAGGTGATTAACTTGTCGATTAATACGGAGCCACCAACAATCGACCCAGGCTTAGCAACCGATTCAACTTCCGGAGCAATTATTCTGAACGTATTCGAGGGCTTAACGGCTAAAGATGCCGAAGGGAACGTCGTTCCTGGTATGGCGGAGTCTTGGGATATGAGTGATGATGAGTTAACTTACACCTTCCATTTACGGGATGCCCAATGGAATAACGGTGATCCAGTGACAGCTGGAGACTTTGAGTATGCATGGAAACGTGTTTTGAATCCTGAGACTGCTTCACAATATGCTTCAATTATGTACTTTATTGAAGGAGCAGAAGCTTATAATACTGGCGAAGGTGAAGCTGACGGTGTCGGTGTGAAAGCAGTCGACGACAAGACCTTAGAAGTGAAGTTGGCTCATCCAACCCCATTCTTCACTGAATTAACAGCTTTCTATACTTATATGCCAGTGCATCAAGCATCTGTTGATGGCAATGATGCGTGGGCAGCAGATGCTGGGGAGAGCTATGTGACGAACGGTGCCTTTAGTTTAGCTCAGTGGAACCACAATGCGGATTACCAGTTAGTCGCTAATGAGAATTATTGGGACGCAGAGAATGTGGCTTTTGATGAAGTAAATGTTCAAATTATCGAATCTGAAGCAACCTCTAATGCTGAGTATCAAGCAGGCAGCTTAGATTACCTTGGTTCACCATACGGAACAGTATCACTTGACTACATCGATCAATTCCGCAGCAATGGTGAGTTGAATACGAATCCATACGCAGCAATTTATTGGTATAAAGTCAACACAACTGATGAAGTGTTACAGAATGCGAATATCCGCAAGGCTTTAGCTTTAGCAATTAACCGCCAAGAATTGATTGACAACGTTACAAAAGGGGAGCAAACAGCTGCCTTGGGAATTATTCCGCCAACGATGGAAGGTTTTGAAGAAGACCGCGGTTATATGAGTGACTTTGACGTTGAAGGTGCTAAAGCGGCTTTACAAGCAGGTATGGACGAATTAGGTATTAAAGACCCTAGTGAAATTACCGTGGCTCTATCAATTAACGATAGTGAAGCCCACTCAGCTATCGCGCAATTCATTCAAGCTAACTGGACAGATAACTTAGGTATTAACGTTTCAATCGATAGTACAGAGTGGCAAGTATATCTTGATAAATTGAATCAATTAGATTACCAAGTAGGCCGCATGGGCTGGATTGCTGACTATAACGATCCGATTACTTTCTTAGATATGTACCGCACTGCCGAAACGGGTAATAACGATACCGGTTGGGAAAATGAAGACTATAAGAACTTAATTGACCAAGCGAACCAAGAAACTGACGAAGCAACGCGTACGCAATACTTACTCGATGCTGAAGCAATTCTTATGGAAGAAATGCCAGTTATCCCGGTTTACTACTACACAAGTAACTTCGTCAAGAACGACCGTGTTCAAGGTATGCAACCAGACCCACTAGGAAACATCAACTTGAAATATGTATCGATGGCTGAATAA
- a CDS encoding ABC transporter permease: MAKYIGKRLLYALLALLAIVTVTFFLMRIAPGNPFAAENQQMTPAIQEQLNAAYGLDDPWYVQYFNYVKNVFTFDFGESMKYRGRSVNDMIGESFPVSVQLGAQALLIAVGGGVLLGVISAMYHNRTGDYIASIIAVLGISVPSFVLAGLSQYFFGLKLGWFPISGWQSFAHTILPTFSLGLTYMGSIAKMTRSGLLEENTSEYVKLARAKGLKKWGVVFKHSLRNALLPVVTYLGPMTAGVLTGSFVIENIFAIPGLGRHFVTSINNRDYTVIMGITVFYSIILLIMVIVVDLINAMLDPRIQLEGADE; the protein is encoded by the coding sequence ATGGCTAAATATATAGGCAAGCGATTGCTGTATGCCTTGCTAGCACTATTGGCAATTGTGACAGTGACATTCTTTCTGATGCGGATAGCACCGGGGAATCCTTTTGCTGCCGAAAATCAGCAAATGACGCCGGCGATTCAAGAGCAGTTGAATGCAGCGTATGGCTTGGACGATCCGTGGTATGTGCAGTATTTCAATTATGTCAAGAATGTCTTCACCTTTGATTTCGGTGAGTCGATGAAGTATCGGGGACGTTCGGTGAATGATATGATTGGTGAAAGTTTCCCAGTATCGGTGCAACTTGGGGCTCAAGCCCTGCTGATTGCAGTAGGGGGCGGGGTGCTCCTTGGCGTTATCTCCGCCATGTACCATAACCGTACAGGGGACTATATCGCATCGATTATTGCGGTACTTGGTATTTCGGTACCATCTTTCGTACTAGCCGGTTTATCTCAGTATTTCTTCGGCTTGAAGCTTGGTTGGTTCCCGATTAGTGGTTGGCAATCTTTCGCCCATACTATCTTACCGACCTTTTCACTCGGTTTGACCTACATGGGGAGTATCGCCAAGATGACCCGATCTGGGCTTTTGGAAGAGAATACGTCTGAATATGTCAAGCTCGCCCGGGCCAAAGGTCTCAAGAAATGGGGCGTAGTATTCAAGCATTCATTGCGGAATGCCCTCTTGCCAGTGGTTACCTATTTAGGGCCAATGACGGCAGGTGTCTTGACGGGGTCTTTTGTAATTGAGAATATTTTTGCGATTCCTGGCTTGGGACGACATTTCGTGACAAGTATCAATAACCGCGATTATACAGTCATTATGGGGATTACGGTCTTTTATTCCATTATCTTGCTCATTATGGTAATTGTGGTCGATTTAATTAACGCAATGTTAGACCCACGGATTCAATTGGAAGGAGCGGATGAGTAA
- a CDS encoding ABC transporter ATP-binding protein, with translation MTEPILEVKDLAVSFKTFAGRVQAVRGVSFSLQKGETLAIVGESGSGKSVTSNAIMQLVPQPPGTYDRGEIWFNGQDLLTFNEDQMSHIRGNDIAMIFQDPMTALNPTIRIGKQITEAITLHNKDVSKEAAKQRAIELLDLVGIPRPEERFEQYPHEFSGGMRQRVVIAIALAAEPKLLIADEPTTALDVTIQAQILELMKEIQSETGTSMIFITHDLGVVANVADTVAVMYAGQIVEYGSANDIFYNPKHPYTWGLLGSMPDLESSSTEELYTIPGAPPNLINPPKGDAFAPRNRYAMAIDHEAEPPFFQVSDTHYAKTWLLHPDAPTVEVPATIQRRIDRYLEETGGGVHA, from the coding sequence ATGACAGAACCTATTCTAGAAGTGAAGGACTTAGCCGTCTCCTTCAAGACCTTTGCAGGCCGCGTACAAGCCGTGCGTGGCGTTAGCTTCTCCTTACAGAAAGGGGAAACCCTCGCCATTGTTGGCGAATCCGGCTCAGGCAAGTCGGTTACCAGCAATGCTATTATGCAACTGGTGCCCCAACCGCCTGGAACCTATGATCGAGGCGAAATTTGGTTTAATGGCCAAGATCTCTTGACCTTTAATGAAGACCAAATGAGCCACATTCGAGGCAATGACATCGCCATGATCTTCCAAGATCCGATGACTGCCTTGAATCCGACTATTCGCATCGGCAAGCAAATTACCGAAGCGATTACCTTACATAATAAAGATGTTTCCAAAGAGGCAGCCAAGCAACGCGCCATCGAACTCTTGGATTTGGTAGGTATACCTCGCCCCGAAGAGCGCTTTGAGCAGTACCCCCATGAATTCTCCGGTGGGATGCGTCAACGGGTAGTCATTGCGATTGCTTTAGCAGCCGAGCCGAAGCTATTAATTGCTGATGAACCGACGACCGCCCTGGACGTGACCATCCAGGCACAAATTCTGGAATTGATGAAGGAAATCCAGTCCGAAACTGGGACCAGTATGATCTTCATCACCCATGACTTAGGCGTTGTTGCTAATGTGGCGGACACGGTTGCCGTTATGTACGCTGGACAAATCGTCGAATATGGTAGTGCCAATGATATTTTCTATAATCCAAAGCATCCGTACACGTGGGGACTCCTCGGTTCGATGCCGGACTTAGAAAGTTCCAGTACGGAAGAGCTGTACACCATTCCTGGTGCCCCGCCGAACTTAATCAATCCGCCTAAAGGTGACGCCTTTGCTCCGCGCAACCGCTACGCCATGGCCATCGACCATGAAGCAGAACCACCTTTCTTTCAAGTGTCAGATACACATTATGCCAAGACTTGGCTCTTACATCCTGATGCACCGACGGTGGAGGTTCCGGCAACTATCCAACGCAGGATTGATCGCTATTTAGAAGAAACGGGAGGTGGGGTGCATGCCTAA